The stretch of DNA CCAGCCACTTGGCCATATCGAACGACATTCCCGCGGTACCGCCGTAGCCGAACGGCGCGAAGATGATCGCCAATTCGTGCAGCGCCATCGCCTGCACGCGCTGTTTTCACCGCTCCTAGCGGCGCTCTGTCCTTTCGGTCTCGATCGTCTGGACGGGCACGTACTCCGTCCGCTGGACGGGGACGTAGCGCGTCGTCACACGCGCCGGCGGGGCCCGCCTCCCCTCCGCGGCATGTTCGGGCTCCTCGAGGCTAACGATCTGGCGGCTTCGGTAGGGCTCAG from Methanomicrobiales archaeon encodes:
- a CDS encoding DUF1328 domain-containing protein, with the translated sequence MALHELAIIFAPFGYGGTAGMSFDMAKWLVIAFVIPAIIALLL